A portion of the Caenorhabditis elegans chromosome III genome contains these proteins:
- the rsa-2 gene encoding Regulator of spindle assembly protein 2 (Confirmed by transcript evidence), with translation MSKIPVFKGSFKSWLAKNDEKPAKSVLLEPKYRDHHEKIRNKENMEEGEKPVFVSMANPQPTREDYERYDEDRRLKDKARDLRIARRRNSATPEASPSSDQYFTPEPADDEFVTPSTSKKSQKPRSSDATPVSSKPPRYLPRTPLSEQYTSCLSRKMEENFSRMQELMISGHSPHEARQQTIQESSEQLEPRAKVTRSSSQPPPIDTLKPRVPRIESPLVKKTTETPIRRTSYVDTLVATHQIQLQYSDRVVVGVERQMTKLESIKNLAAANRSPIIAEEAKKRRNEAEAVRKLIEVETQNAKKRAVIQELKDRIDKLTQAQLAIHQLVSSQPFSGDPYNQRLLRSIDNWMALPFREFDIQTAREMLELARKMKITIDHFRNVATLHRNSKSLNRSLNTSRKSIAVKINPSSQLNQQSSSDAAPPPSMREASTQMTSRLAESAMTQTSPRRIGVEPLDLSQLLEKHNSSSQTTPPVVEPVLAEVSAEPQRPPVTLSMTAPVSTIAEFDSMLNSISLHNESLETVAEPFSRLKTDISFPSTVEETTPRSGRVSLDSESARRLSAGLSHYLEQVKKERESMEAQESESESMELEIPVVSEVSVTTESENLEEVVSEHSDSKSPETLVASDNGEDSSGGSEDPNATQFEHEIEEHKEPEKLGLIIDPEDEQDETKRFVNHDEFEQSLEEELEPRGNNDSADDSGFLLDNSPAPRLKSIFDNLPPAAASAAVTDTPRVPAEADETTFAGMDMEEYCQREFLKEISPIMVQKAIELQDELRGVDWLTAQDVWQPPSFKDVQMEFDDNFEYFDSFSILIWSAVVDLINKNYLKFGRKMTENEEIAFEAEALKMLQTEHGPESRKSEWCTDVKMSKKLEGMMPMELDYRYDVRRGLPDAEKQKYQWQQVQMTVIAARYANKNLINEANEVYATEKEKLGQMVLESEIDATVTDV, from the exons ATGTCGAAAATTCCTGTATTTAAGGGCAGTTTCAAGTCGTGGCTCGcaaaaaacgacgaaaaaccCGCGAAAAGTGTGCTCCTCGAGCCGAAATATCGCGATCACCACGAAAAAATAAG AAACAAGGAAAACATGGAGGAAGGCGAGAAGCCGGTTTTTGTATCAATGG caaacccCCAACCAACACGAGAAGACTACGAACGTTACGACGAAGATCGTCGGCTTAAAGATAAAGCTCGTGATCTACGAATCGCCCGCCGCCGCAACTCCGCAACCCCAGAAGCCTCCCCGTCCAGCGATCAATACTTCACACCGGAGCCCGCCGATGACGAATTTGTCACTCCATCCACGTCGAAAAAGTCACAAAAGCCACGTAGCAGTGATGCGACGCCGGTGTCTTCAAAACCGCCAagatatt tgcCAAGAACCCCGTTATCAGAGCAATACACGTCTTGTCTGAGCcggaaaatggaggaaaacttttcaagaatGCAGGAGCTCATGATCTCCGGCCACTCACCCCATGAAGCCCGTCAGCAGACGATTCAGGAGAGCTCGGAGCAGCTGGAGCCCAGAGCCAAAGTGACACGTAGCTCATCCCAACCGCCACCGATTGACACTTTGAAGCCGCGTGTGCCACGTATTGAGTCGCCTTTGGTGAAAAAAACCACGGAAACACCGATTCGTCGCACCTCATATGTTGATACCCTCGTCGCGACGCATCAAATTCAGCTACAGTATTCGGATCGAGTTGTTGTTGGTGTTGAACGTCAAATGACAAAGCTGGAGAGCATCAAG AATCTCGCGGCCGCTAATAGATCACCAATAATTGCTGAAGAGGCAAAAAAACGACGAAATGAAGCAGAGGCTGTACGGAAACTCATAGAAGTGGAGACGCAGAACGCAAAAAAACGGGCGGTCATTCAGGAATTAAAGGATCGAATTGATAAGCTTACTCAAGCACAATTGGCTATACATCAACTCGTTTCAAG CCAACCATTCTCCGGCGATCCGTACAATCAGCGGCTTTTGCGCTCCATCGACAACTGGATGGCGTTGCCGTTTCGCGAATTCGACATTCAAACCGCCCGTGAAATGCTGGAATTGGCGCGAAAAATGAAGATCACAATCGACCATTTTCGAAATGTCGCCACGTTGCACAGAAACAGCAAAAGTCTCAATCGATCACTTAACACGAGTCGAAAGAGCATAGCTGTTAAG atcaatccATCATCACAACTGAACCAACAATCATCGTCGGACGCAGCCCCGCCCCCTTCAATGAGAGAAGCATCGACACAAATGACGTCACGGCTCGCCGAGTCTGCAATGACTCAGACGAGTCCCCGAAGAATTGGTGTTGAACCGTTGGATCTTTCACAATTGTTGGAGAAACACAACTCGTCCTCGCAGACTACACCGCCTGTGGTTGAACCGGTGCTGGCCGAAGTTTCCGCCGAACCTCAGCGGCCACCAGTGACACTTTCGATGACGGCGCCCGTGTCGACGATTGCCGAGTTTGATAGTATGCTCAATAGCATTTCACTGCACAATGAGAGCCTGGAGACTGTCGCCGAGCCATTTTCCCGTCTGAAGACTGATATAAGCTTCCCGTCCACTGTGGAAGAGACGACGCCACGTAGTGGCCGAGTTTCTCTGGATTCAGAATCGGCGCGGCGACTTTCTGCAGGACTTTCGCACTATTTGGAGCAAGTTAAGAAGGAGAGAGAATCGATGGAAGCTCAGGAATCTGAATCTGAATCCATGGAATTGGAGATTCCCGTGGTGTCTGAGGTATCAGTCACTACAGAATCAGAGAATCTGGAGGAAGTGGTTTCCGAGCATTCTGATTCCAAATCCCCGGAAACTCTAGTCGCTTCAGACAACGGAGAAGACTCATCCGGTGGATCGGAGGACCCGAATGCTACACAATTTGAGCATGAAATTGAGGAGCACAAAGAGCCCGAAAAACTGGGCCTAATCATAGATCCGGAGGACGAGCAAGACGAGACGAAACGCTTTGTGAATCACGATGAATTCGAACAGAGCCTGGAGGAAGAGCTGGAGCCACGTGGCAATAATGATAGCGCTGACGATTCGGGATTCTTGCTTGACAACTCGCCGGCACCGCGgcttaaatcgatttttgacaatttgccgccGGCGGCGGCGTCGGCAGCAGTGACAGATACACCAAGAGTGCCGGCGGAAGCCGATGAAACGACGTTTGCTGGAATGGATATGGAGGAATATTGTCAGCGAGAGTTCTTGAAAGAGATT AGCCCAATAATGGTTCAAAAGGCAATTGAGCTTCAGGACGAGCTCCGCGGAGTCGACTGGCTTACAGCGCAAGATGTTTGGCAGCCACCCTCATTTAAAGATGTTCAAATGGAGTTCGACGACAATTTCGAGTATTTCGACTCGTTTTCCATACTTATTTGGAGTGCGGTGGTGGatttaatcaataaaaactacctgaaatttggccgaaaaatgactgaaaatgaggaaatcGCGTTTGAAGCGGAGGCGTTGAAAATGCTCCAAACCGAGCACGGACCCGAATCGAGAAAATCGGAATGGTGCACCGATGTGAAAATGAGCAAGAAACTTGAAGGAATGATGCCAATGGAGTTGGATTATCGATATGATGTACGCCGAGGTCTACCGGACgccgaaaaacaaaaatatcaatgGCAACAAGTGCAGATGACAGTTATCGCCGCACGTTATGCGAATAAGAATTTG ATCAACGAAGCCAACGAGGTATATGCGACGGAAAAGGAGAAGCTGGGACAAATGGTGCTGGAATCTGAAATCGACGCGACGGTCACCGATGTTTAG
- the rsa-2 gene encoding Regulator of spindle assembly protein 2 (Confirmed by transcript evidence), which produces MSKIPVFKGSFKSWLAKNDEKPAKSVLLEPKYRDHHEKIRNKENMEEGEKPVFVSMANPQPTREDYERYDEDRRLKDKARDLRIARRRNSATPEASPSSDQYFTPEPADDEFVTPSTSKKSQKPRSSDATPVSSKPPRYLPRTPLSEQYTSCLSRKMEENFSRMQELMISGHSPHEARQQTIQESSEQLEPRAKVTRSSSQPPPIDTLKPRVPRIESPLVKKTTETPIRRTSYVDTLVATHQIQLQYSDRVVVGVERQMTKLESIKFLQNLAAANRSPIIAEEAKKRRNEAEAVRKLIEVETQNAKKRAVIQELKDRIDKLTQAQLAIHQLVSSQPFSGDPYNQRLLRSIDNWMALPFREFDIQTAREMLELARKMKITIDHFRNVATLHRNSKSLNRSLNTSRKSIAVKINPSSQLNQQSSSDAAPPPSMREASTQMTSRLAESAMTQTSPRRIGVEPLDLSQLLEKHNSSSQTTPPVVEPVLAEVSAEPQRPPVTLSMTAPVSTIAEFDSMLNSISLHNESLETVAEPFSRLKTDISFPSTVEETTPRSGRVSLDSESARRLSAGLSHYLEQVKKERESMEAQESESESMELEIPVVSEVSVTTESENLEEVVSEHSDSKSPETLVASDNGEDSSGGSEDPNATQFEHEIEEHKEPEKLGLIIDPEDEQDETKRFVNHDEFEQSLEEELEPRGNNDSADDSGFLLDNSPAPRLKSIFDNLPPAAASAAVTDTPRVPAEADETTFAGMDMEEYCQREFLKEISPIMVQKAIELQDELRGVDWLTAQDVWQPPSFKDVQMEFDDNFEYFDSFSILIWSAVVDLINKNYLKFGRKMTENEEIAFEAEALKMLQTEHGPESRKSEWCTDVKMSKKLEGMMPMELDYRYDVRRGLPDAEKQKYQWQQVQMTVIAARYANKNLINEANEVYATEKEKLGQMVLESEIDATVTDV; this is translated from the exons ATGTCGAAAATTCCTGTATTTAAGGGCAGTTTCAAGTCGTGGCTCGcaaaaaacgacgaaaaaccCGCGAAAAGTGTGCTCCTCGAGCCGAAATATCGCGATCACCACGAAAAAATAAG AAACAAGGAAAACATGGAGGAAGGCGAGAAGCCGGTTTTTGTATCAATGG caaacccCCAACCAACACGAGAAGACTACGAACGTTACGACGAAGATCGTCGGCTTAAAGATAAAGCTCGTGATCTACGAATCGCCCGCCGCCGCAACTCCGCAACCCCAGAAGCCTCCCCGTCCAGCGATCAATACTTCACACCGGAGCCCGCCGATGACGAATTTGTCACTCCATCCACGTCGAAAAAGTCACAAAAGCCACGTAGCAGTGATGCGACGCCGGTGTCTTCAAAACCGCCAagatatt tgcCAAGAACCCCGTTATCAGAGCAATACACGTCTTGTCTGAGCcggaaaatggaggaaaacttttcaagaatGCAGGAGCTCATGATCTCCGGCCACTCACCCCATGAAGCCCGTCAGCAGACGATTCAGGAGAGCTCGGAGCAGCTGGAGCCCAGAGCCAAAGTGACACGTAGCTCATCCCAACCGCCACCGATTGACACTTTGAAGCCGCGTGTGCCACGTATTGAGTCGCCTTTGGTGAAAAAAACCACGGAAACACCGATTCGTCGCACCTCATATGTTGATACCCTCGTCGCGACGCATCAAATTCAGCTACAGTATTCGGATCGAGTTGTTGTTGGTGTTGAACGTCAAATGACAAAGCTGGAGAGCATCAAG TTCTTACAGAATCTCGCGGCCGCTAATAGATCACCAATAATTGCTGAAGAGGCAAAAAAACGACGAAATGAAGCAGAGGCTGTACGGAAACTCATAGAAGTGGAGACGCAGAACGCAAAAAAACGGGCGGTCATTCAGGAATTAAAGGATCGAATTGATAAGCTTACTCAAGCACAATTGGCTATACATCAACTCGTTTCAAG CCAACCATTCTCCGGCGATCCGTACAATCAGCGGCTTTTGCGCTCCATCGACAACTGGATGGCGTTGCCGTTTCGCGAATTCGACATTCAAACCGCCCGTGAAATGCTGGAATTGGCGCGAAAAATGAAGATCACAATCGACCATTTTCGAAATGTCGCCACGTTGCACAGAAACAGCAAAAGTCTCAATCGATCACTTAACACGAGTCGAAAGAGCATAGCTGTTAAG atcaatccATCATCACAACTGAACCAACAATCATCGTCGGACGCAGCCCCGCCCCCTTCAATGAGAGAAGCATCGACACAAATGACGTCACGGCTCGCCGAGTCTGCAATGACTCAGACGAGTCCCCGAAGAATTGGTGTTGAACCGTTGGATCTTTCACAATTGTTGGAGAAACACAACTCGTCCTCGCAGACTACACCGCCTGTGGTTGAACCGGTGCTGGCCGAAGTTTCCGCCGAACCTCAGCGGCCACCAGTGACACTTTCGATGACGGCGCCCGTGTCGACGATTGCCGAGTTTGATAGTATGCTCAATAGCATTTCACTGCACAATGAGAGCCTGGAGACTGTCGCCGAGCCATTTTCCCGTCTGAAGACTGATATAAGCTTCCCGTCCACTGTGGAAGAGACGACGCCACGTAGTGGCCGAGTTTCTCTGGATTCAGAATCGGCGCGGCGACTTTCTGCAGGACTTTCGCACTATTTGGAGCAAGTTAAGAAGGAGAGAGAATCGATGGAAGCTCAGGAATCTGAATCTGAATCCATGGAATTGGAGATTCCCGTGGTGTCTGAGGTATCAGTCACTACAGAATCAGAGAATCTGGAGGAAGTGGTTTCCGAGCATTCTGATTCCAAATCCCCGGAAACTCTAGTCGCTTCAGACAACGGAGAAGACTCATCCGGTGGATCGGAGGACCCGAATGCTACACAATTTGAGCATGAAATTGAGGAGCACAAAGAGCCCGAAAAACTGGGCCTAATCATAGATCCGGAGGACGAGCAAGACGAGACGAAACGCTTTGTGAATCACGATGAATTCGAACAGAGCCTGGAGGAAGAGCTGGAGCCACGTGGCAATAATGATAGCGCTGACGATTCGGGATTCTTGCTTGACAACTCGCCGGCACCGCGgcttaaatcgatttttgacaatttgccgccGGCGGCGGCGTCGGCAGCAGTGACAGATACACCAAGAGTGCCGGCGGAAGCCGATGAAACGACGTTTGCTGGAATGGATATGGAGGAATATTGTCAGCGAGAGTTCTTGAAAGAGATT AGCCCAATAATGGTTCAAAAGGCAATTGAGCTTCAGGACGAGCTCCGCGGAGTCGACTGGCTTACAGCGCAAGATGTTTGGCAGCCACCCTCATTTAAAGATGTTCAAATGGAGTTCGACGACAATTTCGAGTATTTCGACTCGTTTTCCATACTTATTTGGAGTGCGGTGGTGGatttaatcaataaaaactacctgaaatttggccgaaaaatgactgaaaatgaggaaatcGCGTTTGAAGCGGAGGCGTTGAAAATGCTCCAAACCGAGCACGGACCCGAATCGAGAAAATCGGAATGGTGCACCGATGTGAAAATGAGCAAGAAACTTGAAGGAATGATGCCAATGGAGTTGGATTATCGATATGATGTACGCCGAGGTCTACCGGACgccgaaaaacaaaaatatcaatgGCAACAAGTGCAGATGACAGTTATCGCCGCACGTTATGCGAATAAGAATTTG ATCAACGAAGCCAACGAGGTATATGCGACGGAAAAGGAGAAGCTGGGACAAATGGTGCTGGAATCTGAAATCGACGCGACGGTCACCGATGTTTAG